In Thermoanaerobacterium xylanolyticum LX-11, the genomic window GTATTTTTATTATTGTCATAGATGGACATGGAACAACCCGCAGGGTCTCATATAGTTATTCTGACATTTTGACAGATACAGTTGAGCTTACACTTATGAAAGGTGAAAAGGAAATACGATGCATGTAACAAAAAACCGATTGTCGTCGGTTTTTTGTTTTTAGCATATTTTGTGACCTCCTTTTATATTATTATATTAGATAAATATAGCTTCTATATTTGATCATATATTTAATATGAGGAGGTAAAAAAATGTTACAAGGTGCATTGACAAACCCCATAAGCTATGACAGATTTGTAGGAGGGGAAGATAGTCAGGCGCTTATAGAAAGCGACGTAATAGTACCGGAAGACATGCCTGATGCTATAAATGTTATTGCAGTATTAGGAGAATCTGTAATAAATGATGTTGTTGAAAGCGACGGCAAGATTCAAGTTGATGGGCAGCTTAAGCTGAACATAATATACGTAGCTGACAAAGACAAAAAACTCGCTAAAATTAACAAGTCGGTGGATTTTACGCATTTTTTAGAGATTGACGGTGTTGATTCAAAGTGCAAATCAATTGTCAACTGCCGGGTAGAACATGTAGATTTTTCTCTTATCAATAGCCGAAAAATGAATGTAAAGGCAATAGTTAGCGTATACGGAAGGGCATTTGCAAAAGAAAAGAAAGAAGCCATAGTGGGAATACAAGGCGATGAAGGGGTAGAATATTTGAAAAAGACCATCAAATTGGCAAATATCGTAGGTCAAAACAGCGCAGAGACTTTCTTGAAAGAGCAAATTAAAATTTCTGACGGTGAACCTAATGTTTCTAAGGTATTGAAAGTTGACATGGTTATAAAGCCTGATGAGCCTAAAATAACAGATAATCGCGTCATAATACAGGGCAGCGTCCATGTCTATATAGTGTACGAAGGCGATTCGAAAGATGAGTACGGCTATGAAGAATGTGACCTAAACTATGCTAATTTTATAGACGTGCCTGGTGCATTAAGCTATATGAATGCCAATACTTATGAAAGAATAATTGAGAAAAACATAGAGATATTGCCTGATGAAAGCGGAG contains:
- a CDS encoding DUF3794 and LysM peptidoglycan-binding domain-containing protein translates to MLQGALTNPISYDRFVGGEDSQALIESDVIVPEDMPDAINVIAVLGESVINDVVESDGKIQVDGQLKLNIIYVADKDKKLAKINKSVDFTHFLEIDGVDSKCKSIVNCRVEHVDFSLINSRKMNVKAIVSVYGRAFAKEKKEAIVGIQGDEGVEYLKKTIKLANIVGQNSAETFLKEQIKISDGEPNVSKVLKVDMVIKPDEPKITDNRVIIQGSVHVYIVYEGDSKDEYGYEECDLNYANFIDVPGALSYMNANTYERIIEKNIEILPDESGDNRMIDIELVLKTDTIVTEKDETEIPVDIYGINRNVEPVIEKIEAISQQGRFKSQAIFKENVEFKNNIRRIIDVVAYPVLSDYALKDGKAILEGVIDYNIIYIGDNGNPMSYKDEAQFKTFLDVPMDDGDLFVDLKVTHITYDIMAMKEAELKFVVDATVDAFKISKYDVLIDAKEAEDVRSEENRHSITIYMVQKDDELWDIAKRYRTSKEEIIKVNELKDERILAGSKLIIPNKI